Below is a genomic region from Polyodon spathula isolate WHYD16114869_AA chromosome 26, ASM1765450v1, whole genome shotgun sequence.
CCCAGCGGTGATCTGCAGTACAGGTTAATGGGTAaccacaacttaaaaaaaaaaaaaaaaaaaacacacacaacttcAGTACAGTAAACTTAAAAGGTTGCCATCTTTACTGTGAGTGGATAAATCCCAGTATATCAAATCAAACAGGAGGCCACTTTACTAGCCCTGATGCACAAATATGGTGCTCCAGACCCTCCCGATGCATTGGGGTGGAATTTATAAAACCCATTACCTTATCAGAGAACAAATGAACGCATAACAACTGGACCGTTATCACTTGGCCagaatgcaaaaacaatattaaaaaagggAGCTCCGAATGACAGAGCATCTTGGTGGTCTTAAATAACACGACTAGACAATGCGTCTTTCTTTACATTGGGACTCTGGGTACCATACACACTTTCAAATTTGATCAGATTTGGCAAATACAGGGAACCCAAGCAAGCACATCTCAGTGAAATGAAATCTGAAATCACGTTCAGTGTTGCAAGGGATTTCACGTTTCTGAAACTTTGCAATGTTTAAGAGTTTTCCCCTGGAAAGAatagtgtatgtatatgtatatatatattttaaagaattattcaggcattcaaaaacacattcataaaaaaaatcttgcatAAACTGACCTTGTGCAATAATTTCAGAAAACTAAAACACATATGCAGCATTACACAGTACAAAAGGCAAACATGtcacaggggtcacaaatggagtttagaaaaaggggcattcagaacagaaaataggaggcacttttttacacagagaattgtgagggtctggaatcaactccccagtaatgttgttgaagctgacaccctgggatccttcaagaagctgcttgatgagattttgggatcaataagctactaacaaccaaacgagcaagatgggccgaatggcctcctctcgtttgtaaactttcttatgttcttatgtattgctTTAGAGAATGGAAATGCTTCCCACGGACACATTAAGCATTTACACTAACACTGCATGAACAGCTTCCATGAAACCTAGCCTTTGGCAAAATGTGTGGCGGGTGTGTCTGAAGAGATTGTTACAACAGACAGTCCTATAGGATGCAGCTGAACCAGGGCgattaaatatttaacaagaaaCTCGGTCCATCATCGCTGGGCATTTCACCAAACCAGAGAATGCGTTAACTAGGGAAATAGTTTCCGATCAATACAGGACAGTAAGCTTTTTAGCTATCTTTTACTACTTGGTTTGAATTTTCCCTGCCAGTAGCAAATCAGCAGGCAACTACTTGCAGGCTTGTACACAGCTAGGGCTCTGTAGAGAGAGCCAGCAACACAGACAAGGGTAGGTCTGTGTCAAGATAAGCACTTGAGAGGACTGTGTAGAGTTCATCCACGAACACTGCCAGGCTATTTAAAAAGGCAGATTGTACTTGCGCTGCAGTTTATAGTTCATTACCAGAATATGTATTAACCCTGCTATTGAGCAGCAGCTAGGTAGATACCAACAGCAACTCTCCTGAAAGGGCAACAGAATCATGCCTCACCCCACCTCCCATGCACATAAAACAAACCACAGCGTTCCAACTTCCTTTCCCCGCAGCAGCTGCAAGGTCAAGGGCTTCCCCTAACAGTGCACAGATAAATACAGAGCAGCacctgaaaaaaacacacacacacgcacgacTGGGCGAACTGAGAGGTCATGCTTCTACACAGAGCACACACCTGAAATAAACACCTGGATTTTATACAGGGCACCTTTCTAATAAATAGAAGTTATTAGAGCACCAAATAAAACGAGGTATAATGCTTCCTGAAGACATGGTTTAGTTTCTACAGAGTTCACAGTTCATATAGTTAAGATCGTTTTGGTTGCGTGACAAAGGAAGGGAAGGGAAAAAGCATGGAATCAGAAAAAGTGAAAATCCAGTAAATATTTATCTTCCAGACATGCTTCCCTCTTACTGTAGGGAAGAACTTCTGTTTTCAATCTCCGTAAGAGTCACGTGTGATCTTAGATAGATAGTTAGGACACCATCAACAGCGTGCACAAAGAGTCATGCCGATTTAAAAATGAGAAACGCAGCTATACATCTACACAAACTGAATTCATCTGCAaactggttacaaaaaaaaacctggaggAGGAGTCTTTTTAGACATCTAGCTCTACATCAAAAACAGGATGCTCTAAATGAGGGAGCTTTACAACAAGCAGCCAGCTGGCTTGGTACTGTACATGTGCAGACTCTgggatagatagagatatagagGGTCTAAATTGCTTCTAGGGGCAGCTGTTGTGCTCACCATGACATTACAGTTCAAATTTAATCAGAGTCATTCATATCGTAATCCGTCTCTTCATCCTCAGTCTAAGTCAGCATGCAACAGGAAAGGAAAGAaacaaggaaagaaagaaaaaacgtACATAAACGCAAGATTAAAAGTGCAGTACTGAACCCTTTTCTTGGAGATCTATTGCACATTGAAAACCAGACGCCTATGGTGTGACAAGTTTCCTGAGTGTACGGAGGACTGGTGTAATGTTGCATCACTTATGATTTTGGCCTACATTCAGCCAACACATTTTAGATGATCTTTCAGGAACTGTAAATCAATACaacaaatcatatttaaaacaggacAGACCAACTGAACACAAAAATATCTACCAACAGTACACTTGTGGACTAACTTACTGAAATTGATCTAAAACAGGCAACATATCCTAAAGCATGAAGACTAGTTAAGAAAGCCAGTCTCCAGCAGTGAAGGGGAGTCTCGCGCTGACAGCATATATGGAGTTCAGGGAGGGTACCACTTCAATCATTAAAACAGTGTGGGTATGTAGATTAAGAATCATTTCAGTGCTACAAAGCCTCCCGCTCATACTGTGCTCTTTACTTGTCCTTACCTTGGCTTTCTCACTGGGCTCGCTGTTTGTGCCATAGGCGGTGTTGTGCAActccttggacaccacacacaaGAACTCTGCCTGGTCTTCATTTCCATAGGTATAGGAAGAACCAATACTGACCAGCTAGGaagaaaaacaatgcacacaTTAGCAGCATAACACACACACGTCAATGTCGTTCCCATTTGAAAACATTTCCGCTGTCCGTGAACGGCTTTAAAATCTCTCTCCTAGCATTGTGTTCAtgtcattcataaaaataaaaatgtgtattctaCAATAGCCAGCAGTCTTTCAGCAAACTTCAACAATAACAATTTACCATGGTtataaaatagacaaataaaaccatagcaggttttaaataaaacctgaaactATATACtgtggggggagaaaaaaaataaaattacaacacacacaccacacaattTGCACAATAGATTTCCATTACAGTTCTGCTTCCTGTATTTCCTACTGAGAGAATAAAATGACATGGATTATTTACTAGCGTTACCACAATGGAAACTGATGAACgattggggttttaaaaaaaacatatatctcCATGCATTTTGGATAACCCAAGAAGCTTTCATGTACACAGGTTCATGTTAGTAATGTTGGGctgactgcattaaaaaaaaaaaaacgcagcctCTGACACGTGTATCCAAGCTGTAAACAGAATGGAATGCTGCTTCTCTTTTTCAATCGCTCTCACCCTTGGGGATTCCAATAGTTTTTCGGTTGCTTAGGAAACGGGTCTCAGATCTCTGAGCTGCAATTAAATTGCTGCCCCCTGCTTGAGCACATTAGGCACAATGGTATATTTAAAATTTAGAATggaaaaattaaaacacaataggAAAAAGTACAGGTATCTTGCCATAatgcaaactctgttttagaCACAAGCCCTAGGGCACTAATGGACACAGCAAGGTCTGAAAACTTAAAGCCTGGCAGTAAGTTTTGAACTCCATTATTCACCCATTTCAATTAAACAATGTCTCTTTAAAATTgccactttatttttatataaaagaacACACAGGGGAAAGATCAACATTACTTTTTACAGTCACTATATTACTTGCTAATATTCCTCCCCACCTCAAACCAATTTCCCAGCATAAAAAGGAGCTGGTCTATGCATGCACCAGATGGTTTTGTAAGCAACTGCGCCCAACAGCCACCTGGTTCGCTTGTTCAAGTCCTCTTGTGCCGTTGGCTCGCCAACTGAAAATATCTTGTAGTACTTTGCTCCACATGTCCTGGCATGCCCGGCTACTGTTATGAATATAATCAGCTGCTAGATCCCCCTGCAAACAGATCTTCTGCAGGGCTCTGAGGTGACAGCACCATGCCAACCTGAAATCTGGCATGAGTACAAGTTACACAGCATCTGATTAACGTTTTCTTAGTAAGCCCACGGATAGCAAGAAACAAAACAGAGATGTAAAAACACCTCAGGGGTATTAACCTaagactataaaaacaaaagtaaatcaatacaaaacaaatagtcTCATAATACAAGAtgggaataaaaataaaagaaaccaaaaggaaaaaaaagacagagtTAACCCAATAGCGGAATAGTCTTGCATTAGCAAAGACGTCTCGATATTGGTCGATTAGACAGGCTAGAATATAACTCTGGGGTGGGGCTGGACCCACTGTAGTGCAGATCCATTACACTGATTgttaaaatagaacaaaaaactaaactgagtccatgGCTAGCAAGAAAAGTCTTATACAACAGGGGGGGGGAACAAAACTATTCCTTactacagaaaacaaacattctCTACAACAGCGTTTTAAAACCATTACAGCAAATCAGCTTGCCTACACCACACAGACTGCAACCACGATAAAGCCGGTAACGTGCATTTCAATGTTTAGTTAATATAATTTGTATACATGAAAAGAAACAATCTGTGCACCCCCAATAACGTATTAGAAAAAGAAACCCCCACAGCAATTAAAACTTACTGGTTGTGCGTATTGTTACAAAAAACAGGCACACCCATGAAATCCCCATGTGCTGCACTACCTAGATGCTGCTGACTAAGGGCTATGCATCTCAGGGAACGGAATTTACACCACAGAACTACCATGCAATGCTAGACAGAACCCCCACTACCAAAGACAAACCACCCACCTTGCATTACACAGTACTAGAAGATCGTCTCTGCATTCAATTCtattcaagtttctttttttttaattttttacaaacaaaatcatGAAAGGGGGGGTGGATGAACTGCGCATCACAAATTCTCACTATTACAGAGGCGGGCATTTAGGGACACCCATTGTGATATTAGCATGGAGGGAATCAGCAGGGTATTTTCAAGGAAGGAGGGCAGGCGACAGAGGGATGTGCAGACAGGTTATGTAATCCATGCAGGTCCACCCAATGTTTTGTCTCTTGGTTTTattagaaaaagaagaagaactgAGCCAAACATCCCAACACTGATAGCATAGTCATGGACTTGGATTACTGCAAATGTGAGGACTCCAAATTAGAATTTTTATACTCTGGAGGGGGGGTGTCAGATCAGACATATATTTGGTTAGTGCATCCATCAGTGTTGACTTAATATCACAGTAAACAGACTTCCCTCTTAAAACACCTTTCAATTGAAAAACAGATAAAATGCATAACAATAATCTACACACATGAAAAGGCAGTGGAGCTCAACAGCCGACAGAACACTGATTGAATGCAGAGAGGGAGGCAGGTAAGCCAGTAAACCATGCAAGGCAAACCCGAGAGGAGACTCGGGAGGGAATTGAGAGACACACCTCGCCGCTGCTGTTCTGGACACTGGGCTCCTCTCCCTTCACTTCCCTCGACACAATCAGCAGAAACTCTGACTGGTGGTCCCGCCCAAAGCCAATCGGGGAACCTACACTGACAAGCTGCAACGACCAATCAGAGCACAGGGTGTGGTCATTCTGCATCGAATTAACAGGCTTCAGATAACATAATAaggtttctgtatttaaaaaaaattaaatgcctGTAAATTGTATAGTtgcttaagatttttttttttgtacacattcttaagaaaatacagtatatataaacaaaGTGCTAATGCCAAATAGAGTAGATTTACGATGGCCACATTGTAGGGCTGCATTGTGCAAGGGATGGTGTGGTCTAGAACACAGCAGTGACAAAGGGGGGGGGTCTGATTTTTAGGGAAGGGTAAGGTCAGCTTCCAACATATAatctatatcaaatatcaaaagACTTGGCTACAGAGGAACCCCATCACCCAAACTAATAAAACATTACTTGccaaataaatgctttttaaattccTAAAAGCTCAACGCTCCAGATTTCCATTCCAATAGAGATAGAAATCACAGACCAGCCCTGCCCTAATATAGCAACAGGGTAAATTAACATCCAGTCGGATTCAGCATCGATGCAGAACAAAGAGCCCCCTACCGcctcagaaaacaaaaaacgtgGCAAACTACTTTTATACAAGGCTCAAATTTACCAACACACGTTGAAACAAGACAGGTGTATTTTCTCAGGTGCTTGTCTGCAGAAACAgacactggacacacacacactactattGGCATCAGCATACTTCCAATAACTTCTTTTAAGCGGCTTGAACATCATACAAAGGACACAGATCATTTCTGGTCTTACACTGCAGGTAAATTTCCCATGGTACACATGTGCAGATTTAAGAGAGATTtgtcaaaagaaataaaacaaaaaaaaacccaacatttttGTGCCTGAAAGAGATAGCAATAGATGTCCCAACCAAGTGCCTTTCGTCAATTCCTGAACTGACAGATCAAGAGAGAAAACTCCAGGGCGCAAGGAGCGTACAAGGAGACAACAACATTCCAGTGTATGCAGGTCTGTATAATACATGGTCAGTGAGGCAGGACTCCTGTTCCCAAGTACTCAAAATGCATACTATaatcatacctttttttgttCGTTTTGGTCTTCCCTTTAAAAGGTCTTTGATTTTAAGCCAAATCAGCCATTTGGGTTTAGAATACGAATGAAAGTAAATGATAGAGACTCAACTTCTCACTCAATACCAAAATACTATAATCACAAAATCAAAAGTTTAAAACATATCTTAGATTTATAGGTATATTTTGCCAACAAAGGAGCCTGGTAGAGGTTTCAAAGCTTTGCATTTGAAGACTTTACACACAGGTGGAGCGGTGTACTCTCTCATTAAAAACACGACCAAGTTGTCTAAATATCCCGCAAATAAAGAAACACGGGAAAAGTGTAATTTGAAAAAACAGGCTTTGCTAGTGACATCAGGCAGCACTGCCAAAAAGCATGCGATTGCAATATACTAATCATGAGAGTCTCAACCTCCAACTGTCTAATCTCCACTAGTTTCCAGCAGAAGTAGCAGTAGTCACACAGTAAATGTGAAACTCGCTTGCAGATGAAGTTATACACTAGTGTAGGGGTTAGTGCAGAACCTCTCTCTCTTCTAATTTTAAAGTTACTTCAAGAAGCAAACTGTATACATCTGCAGGACTTCTGTAGCGGAGACATCAGCCTTGCAGCACTGAGACTGCCAATGAAGACTCTGCTGCCAGCATCGCTGTACCTGCTCAAACTTCCAGCCGTCAGACATGGTGGAGACCATCTGCGTTAGTTCTTCTTCCTGGCACTGCAGAACTCTGTAAACATGCTTCACGGGcacctaaaaaagaaaaacagaaatcgTTCAGCCTATTCCAGTGGTGCATGCATCCTACAACAGATTCAGAACCATCTCCTGTGCAGGGCTACATTCGGAAGGTCTAAAACCGAAGAGGTCCACTGTATACGGACAAGAGCTGCACAAAACCATTATTCAGATAGGCTCTCCACAGACGAGGTTGAGTGGTGTGGATTCaccattccaagtgaagaaaAAGCTGCATGGACTTGAGGTTTGCTGCTTTTCTTAGTCTCtgcggagaacagcgatccacataAACCCAAGCAGCCGTTTCTTCACTTGGAATGACAAATTAGCTGAtgtcaacaccaatgaccctggtcttatataatattatatatatatgagtctACAACAATacctgcaaaactttttttttcccatcctGTGAAATCAAAGCTCTTTTAAATGGTTTGTCCCATCGTCACATTAATTTCCTGcgattctttgtgtaaaacaGATCTGTACCTCATCTGTTAAAAGTATAGActcaatgtatttaaatatcaaaaGGGAGATTTAGTGTTAAGACAGGAGCAGAGGGTAATGGACTGAGCTATTTAAAGCACAAGCtcttttctgtttaatatagaacACTCACGAATAGAAGCTGTGACAGCATTTCAGAATTACCTCTACTCTGTTAAACTCCAGTCCTACAGCTTCCAATTATAAAACACGATAGTTGTCAATCATTTACATCTACTTAAAGCAATAAGCAACATACAGCAATTTTTATTACAgaggagagaaaataaaaaaaaaaagttaccaaaatagaaatatataaacCAAGGCTTTTCACAGTCTCGCCCACTGAGTCTTTTTATACAAAACTTCCTTGAGGTTCCACTGTTTTTTGCAATCAGTGCGGGACGATAGTAGAGTTACCATCCTATCGTAACAGAAAGTGATCCTGCTAAAGCCTGTTCCTGGCAGCTCAAGCACAGGTGTGTGACAATGTGGGATACAGTAGGAGCTGCATACAGATCCTCATTCCAACCTACCTGTGAAGGTTTGCAGTCTCTTTCTCTGATCTTGTCTTTGATTAGTTTTATTAGTGACGTGATATTGTAGAATTCTGCCTCCTCCAACATTCCTGGGAACAAAAAACAACCTGATATAAATAATAGATACGTCATGGAGAGAAACTgcataaaataaatcagaatttgttctgttttaatctatgatgctttgttaaaaaaaaaaaacgtattactGTCTGATGAAAACGTATTGCGCTAGATTGTAGTAATGGTCATCCCAATGCTTTTTACAGATTTGGAAAAAGATTTACATAGCGGTATACAGCGATACAGGATTATAAAACGCTAGTTTACATAAAATCGGCACATTTGCATGCCGTGCGCTTGGATATAAAACACACACCTTCTTCAGCCAAGTCCTTGTTGAAGACCAGCTTCCCATGTCTCAAGTAATTTAGCACTGGACCAAAATACGTGGGGTCTCTGTCTATAAGATAGGCACCTGTTTCATCCTGgagaacagaaaaaagaaaggcAATTAAAAGCTGTGTCTATGCAGGTTTACAGGCAACGCTTAAGATTAAGAAATCAAAGCATCTATAGTAGTTATAAACTAGATATTTAATAAGCCAGGCTACAGCAGGGTTAAGAACATGCAACTATAAGAAACTGTGTACAGAAATTATGAAAAGGATACTGTACGTGTGTAAGGCACTGCATAATTAATATATAGTAAAACGTTCATAGGTTTTAAAAATGGATCCTTAAACTATTTATTTGGTGGAACAGTGAAAAGGGGGCTGGAATCACATGAAAAACCTGCTGTGGGTCAGGACTGCTACAGACTGAAAGCATGGAAACTACAGCAGTGCGTTAACCCGTACAatgcagcacagtgcagagggaaACATTACTGTTCATCCCATTTTCTTAACAGAATGATTGCATCTTCTTGTAGCCATGGAGTCAAAACATAgccacaacagcaaaaaaaacaaggCTTGGATTTAAAAAGAACCATCTCATAGTCAACATGTAGGCACATGTGCAAACAGGTCTCGTCACCAACTGACCTTGTTCAACATCCCACTTAAAGAAGTGCATTACCAGGGTAATCAGAGCTGTCCTGCTCCATGCAGTGTAACAAAGAGTTCAACTCGATTCACGATCACAATTCAGGGCGAGACAAAGGCAATACAGATTTCTGCTTTCCGCCACTTCTTGCTATTCAGTACTCTCAAACTAAACCAGCTCCTGTTAATGGAAGATTCATAAAACAGGACTAGAATCTTAAATGAAAGCTACCTGGCAAGTTTAGAGTTAAAGGATGAAAGGCAAAGAGGGGCTTTATGGGAAAGCCATGTTGGCATCTCAGTACGtttgttatttgaatatatttccatattcaaaatgcttaaaatatttccactttttctttttttaatacttaatataaaagcaatgCATTGCTTTAAAAGGAATATATGGAGTGACTTCACacagttatttttattcaaatattgtaACTTTTGTCCCATCAGAAATGCAGGACTGGGAAGGCACATCGCATGGTGGTTATAGTGAAGTAATCCTGAACTGGGCAGGAGAATGTCAGCGTGACACTGACTTTGCATCCCAGTGCAGTGAAACGAGTTGTGCAGTACAATGGATAACTTATTTCAAACTCACTTCCATTACTGGCAAAGACTTGGTTCACCATGCAAGTATAAAAATGTCTGGAAAAGTTTAGCTGTTCACAAAAATCTTTTTGGAGATAGCctctgggtgaaaaaaaaaaaaaaaaaaaaaaaaaaaaccctcttggGAACCATATCTTAAGTCTACCTTGGGTAGTCCCAAGATTAGTGCTCATCTGGTTTTTGAAACCAGCCTTTTAAATCACAGACCACTATAGGACATTCCACTTTCTGCAACTGGGATTACTGAACAGTCTTTTAAAGCTTTAGCACAGATTAGGACTTCTGTTAAAATCTGCTATATAAGCGCTTCAGATGTACTACATATCCACATACTCCAGGAAAGACGAAAtcattcggggggggggggggggggggggggggtcactggcATAACAGCTAAACAAGAGCAGGAAATTGCAAAGCCACCCTGATCTTTAAAACACCAGGGGTGCAGACTGGAAAAGGTGACGGAATGCTGCATATGCAGGTTTATCAGCATATATCCCCAGATCAAGCATAAGCTTCTTTTCCACTGCCGTGAAGATGCGAGTTCATGACACAGAGTTTACTGAACCCTAGCCTGCAGACCACTTCGTGGACTGCACAATATGGGCAGTGATCTTTCATTTCAGCTGGTTTCATATATAAATTCTCTCCTTTATAtacaggacagaaaaaaaaaaaaaaaaaaaaaaaaaaaaaaaaacctaacccaCATATGCTTCTATTTTACATGAACGCTAAACTGCCCGAGTGACAGTCATAACCAGTTCTTGCAGTCACTAAATTGAGCAAGCCTTCCATTTAGCAAGCAAGGACCTGGTTGTAACAGAGTAACACAAGCACCAC
It encodes:
- the LOC121300946 gene encoding BTB/POZ domain-containing protein KCTD5-like isoform X2, with protein sequence MAENSYDSSSSGCRRCAVLSPGELAQTPGAGASKWVRLNVGGTYFLTTRQTLCRDPKSFLYRLCQADPDLDSDKDETGAYLIDRDPTYFGPVLNYLRHGKLVFNKDLAEEGMLEEAEFYNITSLIKLIKDKIRERDCKPSQVPVKHVYRVLQCQEEELTQMVSTMSDGWKFEQLVSIGSSYTYGNEDQAEFLCVVSKELHNTAYGTNSEPSEKAKILQERGSRM
- the LOC121300946 gene encoding BTB/POZ domain-containing protein KCTD5-like isoform X1, with amino-acid sequence MAENSYDSSSSGCRRCAVLSPGELAQTPGAGASKWVRLNVGGTYFLTTRQTLCRDPKSFLYRLCQADPDLDSDKDETGAYLIDRDPTYFGPVLNYLRHGKLVFNKDLAEEGMLEEAEFYNITSLIKLIKDKIRERDCKPSQVPVKHVYRVLQCQEEELTQMVSTMSDGWKFEQLVSVGSPIGFGRDHQSEFLLIVSREVKGEEPSVQNSSGELVSIGSSYTYGNEDQAEFLCVVSKELHNTAYGTNSEPSEKAKILQERGSRM